A region of Thermobifida halotolerans DNA encodes the following proteins:
- a CDS encoding DUF1697 domain-containing protein: MTRYAALLRGVNVGGHRKVRMADLRALLSGLGYDAVATLLQSGNAVFTAPDQPEERLATAIEERVAAELGMRVTVVVRTAEALARVVEDLPFPVRDPARCAVAFLPGPVDRERLAGLDRAAFAPEELAEGRRELYLYFPNGQARAALPSLLDRHLAVPFTIRNWNTTTRLRLLAEEV, from the coding sequence GTGACCAGGTATGCGGCGCTGCTGCGCGGGGTCAACGTCGGAGGCCACCGGAAAGTACGGATGGCCGATCTGCGGGCACTGCTGTCGGGACTGGGGTATGACGCCGTGGCCACGCTGCTGCAGAGCGGCAACGCGGTCTTCACCGCCCCCGACCAGCCGGAGGAGCGGCTCGCCACCGCCATCGAGGAACGCGTCGCCGCCGAGTTGGGCATGCGGGTCACCGTCGTGGTCCGCACCGCCGAGGCCCTGGCCCGGGTGGTGGAGGACCTCCCCTTCCCGGTGCGCGACCCGGCCCGGTGCGCGGTGGCGTTCCTGCCGGGCCCGGTCGACCGCGAACGGCTGGCGGGCCTGGACCGGGCCGCCTTCGCCCCCGAGGAGTTGGCGGAGGGCCGGCGGGAGCTCTACCTGTACTTCCCCAACGGCCAGGCCCGCGCCGCGCTGCCGTCGCTTCTGGACCGCCACCTGGCTGTCCCGTTCACGATCCGCAACTGGAACACCACCACCAGGCTGCGACTTCTCGCCGAAGAGGTTTAA
- a CDS encoding Gfo/Idh/MocA family protein has translation MSVSAPLSVAIVGTGMIGAVHVRAARDAGAQVTGVLGSSPERSEEYARRWGISRAHPDLDDLVAARPDVVHVCTPNASHHHYARALLEAGLHVICEKPLATGAAEAEELAAVAARTGLVAAVPFVYRYHPLVREIRARRIRGDFGDLNLVHGSYLQDWLLDPDTSSWRVSAAHGGPSRAFGDIGSHWCDLVEFVTGERFTEVIATTHTAYPTRPEPTGPSFSGATAGAARITVDTEDSVTAMFTTSGGIPVSTVVSQVAAGHKNRLWFELDGSRGSAAFDQENPEQIWLGTADGALTLRRGEGALSADQRRLTRVPAGHAQGYPDAFAAFLADSYAAVRGEAPEGLPTFDDGVRSARIVDAVLASARDRAWTAIP, from the coding sequence ATGTCCGTATCCGCGCCGCTCAGTGTGGCGATCGTCGGCACCGGCATGATCGGCGCCGTCCACGTGCGTGCCGCCCGTGACGCCGGAGCCCAGGTCACAGGTGTCCTCGGCTCCTCCCCGGAACGATCCGAGGAGTACGCCCGACGCTGGGGGATCAGCCGGGCCCACCCAGACCTGGACGACCTCGTCGCCGCTCGACCGGACGTGGTCCACGTGTGCACCCCGAACGCGTCCCACCACCACTACGCCAGGGCACTGCTGGAGGCGGGCCTCCACGTCATCTGCGAGAAGCCGCTCGCGACCGGCGCGGCCGAGGCCGAGGAACTCGCGGCGGTCGCCGCGAGGACGGGACTGGTCGCCGCCGTTCCCTTCGTCTACCGCTACCACCCGCTCGTCCGGGAGATCCGGGCCCGCCGCATCCGCGGCGACTTCGGCGACCTGAACCTCGTCCACGGCTCCTACCTGCAGGACTGGCTACTCGACCCCGATACGTCCAGTTGGCGCGTCAGCGCCGCGCACGGCGGGCCCTCCCGGGCCTTCGGTGACATCGGCTCCCACTGGTGCGACCTCGTCGAGTTCGTGACCGGCGAACGGTTCACCGAGGTCATCGCCACCACCCACACCGCCTACCCCACCAGACCGGAACCCACGGGCCCCTCGTTCTCCGGTGCCACGGCAGGCGCCGCGCGGATCACCGTCGACACCGAGGACAGCGTGACGGCGATGTTCACCACGAGCGGCGGAATCCCCGTCTCGACCGTGGTCTCCCAGGTCGCCGCCGGACACAAGAACCGGCTGTGGTTCGAACTCGACGGCTCGCGCGGATCGGCCGCCTTCGACCAGGAGAACCCCGAGCAGATCTGGCTGGGAACCGCGGACGGCGCGCTCACCCTGCGTCGGGGAGAGGGGGCGCTCTCCGCCGACCAGCGTCGGCTCACCCGGGTCCCCGCCGGTCACGCCCAGGGCTACCCCGACGCCTTCGCCGCCTTCCTCGCCGACAGTTACGCCGCCGTCAGGGGCGAGGCCCCGGAGGGGCTGCCCACGTTCGACGACGGCGTGCGGTCGGCCCGCATCGTGGACGCGGTGCTCGCCAGCGCCCGCGACAGGGCGTGGACGGCGATCCCCTGA